The Festucalex cinctus isolate MCC-2025b chromosome 10, RoL_Fcin_1.0, whole genome shotgun sequence region atgagttaaaatttggGAAGTGGACTTGCACTCATGCTAAGATTGACATGTTATTTTTGGGGTTCCACTGTAATAACATATTTTGCAGACGACGTTAATTACATTCATCGATGAAGTACTACACCAACATAAATTTTCGACGCACAATAATTGGAGTACCCGTAGAGAGCTCACAAAAGCGAGAAcgtctttcaaaacaaaacaaaaaaatcgccCTGAACCAGTCTCTCGATTCGCCAGGTTTGCAAATCATCCTCCCGGACTACTTGAGGGAAGGTTTCGTGCAAGCGGCTCTCAGCTACATCGCCTGCAACGGTGAAGGCGACTTCGTCTGCAAGGACAACGACTGCTGGTGCGGCTGCGACGCCAAATTCCCAGAATGCAACTGCCCTTACACGGACATCCAAGCCATGGAGGAGAGTCTGGAGAGAATCACCGAGACGTGGGCGCAGCTTTACAAAGATTTTGAAGAATCAGGTGAGAGTGACcccccccttttcttttttttcttttttggaggATAATCAATTCTCCTTTCCACGTGCAATATAGCCTTCATATTCATGCCTTGTCATGGATACTTGCAGGAAAATCAAACTTTCAGGATATAAATTATTCATATGAAAAGGGACTGAATATGAATCGGTAAGTGTTGCTTGCACCTTCAGTGTCATATTTTCCATCCTTTGTGTTTAGTCCTTGTTCAGCAACTTAAAGGTGAACCGtaagtggggttttttttgtttttttttacctggtgcAATAATGTCTGCTTCGGACACATTGCAAATACTTCATAACCAagcagggagaaaaaaaaaaaaaaaaaaatgcagcttttGCCTCAAGCAGTTTACAGTATGTCAGGAGGAGATTAATCATcaataaaaaaagatatttatttCGGCTTTGAACTTTCATATTACTGCGGAGAAATGCATGAATGGAGGCTCTGTAGCTTAATGTTTGCTTATTATTTCTGTGCTCGGTCAACCCGCGCAGGTGATTATTACTCAAAATCAAATGGATGTCGCCCCCCCCACCTCTCATCTCAAGAATATCCCCCAAGTGCAATTACTTTCAAAGTTGATGCTTTAATAGCCCAAGTGTCAAGTGAGGTCAGGCGCATGCTCAGAATTCAAAAACATCCGAGGTTGTCATTATTTCGtccttcagcaaaaaaaaaaggatatcgcCGATTTACATACTGACACCTTATCGGCACGAGACCAGTTCGGACAGATAGTGGTCTAAGCCGCTAAATAAGGATgggtgaataataataataataataataataataaaatcggtCGGCCCGAGCCCAGCGCCAAAATCTTTGCTTAAAGTGATACAACacgtattaactcattcgctcgccgccattttcacagaagcaatccctgttttactagattttgcaaggcccacagaatattgtgttctattgctataaagcatggaacctatcaaaagaaagattaaagtctcttctttcatcagggaaaaaaaaaagaagtatgtttctgtttccgttttgcagcaattagcattagaagagagctaagtttcatcagttttcacaaatatatttaaaattgtaagtaattgagtaattttttttttctacatggccctggttgatctcctttgctctgctgccacctgctggccgtttgtgtaataactaccatttctgcaaccgttctttgcagttgagaggctgcatcaaagccttgtttgctctacaattaaaaaaaataaaataaaaaattatgaatacatctttgggacacttaaaacaaaaaacaaaaaaaacaaaaaacaaaacgtatttacacgttaccgattaatcccgatacgacttTAGAAGttgatttttgtattattattttttttacccaaatttagaaaatacaaatcagtaaacttgtacatgtacactgtaagatctatatgaaaattatttatctgaaactgaaccactgtatttaaaaacaaaaacgtataaatacgtctttgggacacttaaaacactaaaaaaaaaacgtatttacacgttaccgATTCATCCCGATACGACTTTAAAGGtcgatttttgtattttttttacccaaatttagaaaatacaaatcagtaaacttgtacatgtacactgtaagatctgtatgaaaatgtatttatttatctgaaactgagccactgtatttaaaaacaaaaaacgtataaatacatctttaggACACttaaaccatttaaaaaaacaaaacaaaaaaaaaacgtatctaCACgttaccgattaatcccgatacgacttTAGAAGtcgatttttgtattttttatttttttttacccaaatttagaaaatacaaatcagtaaacttgtacatgtacactgtaagatttatatgaaagtgtatttatttatctgaaactgagccactgtatttaaaaaaaaaaacacacagaaaaaaaacgtataaatacgtctttgggacacttaaaacataaaaaaaaaaaaacatgagacaAGATATCGTAGAGTGTGACAACTGAAGCAGGACTAAGTAATCTTGACGCAAGCCGTGAtggattgaattgaattaaCTTGAAGGGCAGGTATTTCCataacaatattgtgtgtgtgcgcgcccaCCTGATGCGTCGACTCGCTTGTGTCGTCGTTGCAGATGAATTCAAAGCGTTCCAGGCCAGGCTGCCCCAGACGCATTTCCTGAACACGTCCGCCATCCAGCACTTGTGGTCGCTCGACAGCTTGTTCCACGGCCGCTACGAGCAGCTGGAGAACAGCATGCGCGGCGTCGCCAAGCGCGCCGACAGGGTCGTCTTTAAACTCTTCAGCTTGAGCAAGCGATGCCACCGGCAGCCGCAAGTTCGCTTGCCGAGAGAGAGGTAAGCGCAGTGGTGAAAAAGAAGATACTTCAGATTTTttgggaggcggggggggggggggggggggcatgtctGTTACGGACCCCCCCCCAACGCGGAGGCAACAAGAAGTTGAAAACCAGTAACGGTTTATTTCACTGAGGCCAGGcaaaaatccaaaaacaaaaaaaaactcaggagGCAGGCAAATCaggcaaattgtaaaataaaccaGCAACGCTAAGAATTCTGGGATGGAATTCTCTGGCACCAAGCATCTTATTGAGGACAGGTGACGAAGTAATTGAGCGCAGGTGTATCCATTCATGCCGGCCACACCCACCTGCCTGACCtgccaagagaaaaaaaaacaaacaaacaaacaaagacctGCCATGACAATGTCAGTCTGTGTACAATACAGGGCttcagactgtttttttttttttttttttttttttttttaaataggaacACTGTGaccacaaacttaaaaaaaaaatatatatacatatatatatatatatatatatatatatatatatatatatatatatatatatatatatatatatatatatatatatatatatatatatatatatgcatattagAGCTCTcaaacgattaatttttttaatcagattaatcacatcttagaattttgattaatcgtgattaatcactgacttaaaaaggcttatttttcccccccaacatattttgccccgctaaatttgaagcgcaaccagttatgtgttaattttttcgacatttaatgttatgaggacgtcttcaaaaattgatttccactgcacacgctcatcctgctttttctaatcaattaattatttacatcatttaaaatggggggaaaaaaatgaccgacggcatatgtaaacattgattaaatgctttactttcatGCATGTAGTTtacgtttattgctcaaactccaacagctacctttaacgtaaccatccgctgtcggcgAAAAAGGATcttctgcggtcaaaattaatagtgtgattaatctgtggtaatacaatgattaatgcgctaattttttgtgattaattaattagttaacgctttaactttgacagcactaatatatatatatatatatgtgtgtaaagTGGCCGCATATTgtctcatttctttctttctttctttctttattgatttattgtgaAGGTCGTCACTGTGTTCACGTATTGCTGAGCTACAGTCAGAATTCCATGTCTGCATATATATACGTGCATGTGATGCGAGCGCTTTTCTTGCTCGCGTCATAATTTTAATATTCATGTTGCTTCCCACACTGCCACACAAGGACCAGCTTTAAGAGGAACGATGCCTCACATCCCACAAACATTTTCGGATTAGCATACATTTTATTCCACAATAAACTCCCATCTCATCTTCAAAGTGCAACAAatcagaaaagaaaagataaaaaaaaaaatagcagttgCCATGCGTTTTCCCTCTCTGTCGTAAGCAATGGGGAGATGAGGCATAAAAGAATCAGTCGACAGAGTGCTCCACGGAAACAGACAAGAAATCATATGCCTGGAGCATTCTTCTGTCACACATCAAATAAATCTTTGTTACGTTACCTTTTAACCTCAACAATTGTGTGCGCTAATTATTAAAGCAACAGTATTATGAACTCGTTccctcccagacattttcacaacactcttcgctcccggttgtttttactggattttgattgattttgcaagccccacagaatattgtggtccATTGCAatgaaaatatggaacctatcaGAAGAaatataagacaaaaaaaaataatctatatttggatctgtttccgttctgcagaaattagcattataatatagctaagtttcatcaatattcacattccaggTCAAACTGAcacaaagagcttgttgcaacatgtccatggctgatctcttatactctgctgccacccgctagccattttttatttttttttggtaatatctaccattgctttaagccacctcttcacgtCAGAAGCtggcgtcaaagccttctgtatgctcttgcatagggatgggcgagtaccgataccgattttcaagtactcgagtactcgtgacgcagacgagtacaagcgagcgatggcagaggggggagGCgtcaagtgagtcctccttgcctgtaagtggcgctagcttgctaggctagtttttcaccaaaacttcaccggtttggaaatacttcaaaattgtgaatcttaaacttaaagagcatttttgtgttttattttgagcgttaagactattgaagagtgactgtgctgttttttttgtcaaaattaatttgtttaaaaatatcttttcgtgattttttttttatttgtcaaaatgtactactggtatcggcagttggtatcggtatcggtgagtactgagggtctgagtatcggtatcggtctgaaaaaaagtggtatcgaacatccctactcttgcataaaaaaaccaaaacataaaaacgtgtaaatacatttttgggagagaaggacaaagtattaaaaaacggttttacacgtttttgggatcgaatgagttaacatgccAATTACAGATTTCATTCCAATGAGCAATCTTTTGCACATCATTTCTGTTCCTCATATTTAATCAACAGTCGTGTGCTTTATTACAACAGAAACACGTCAAATGCAATTCGCTGATTGCTGAGCTCGTCGACAATATTATTTTCAGCGACACAATCAATATCATTAGGGACACTAATGGGGTCGTGATGATTCATCTGCAGCTATGGAAGCCAGGAAGTGAAGATTCACTTCATTTCGTAACGGGAATCAAATTATTTGTGATCATAACGTTTCACCTTGTACATCGTTAAGAAATGTTTGGATGATTTTTTAACGCATACATCAGGTTGAGAACTAAAAGAAGCTTCTTCTCTGCTTtcactggtgttttttttttttgcaaatgctAATGTGTCGcgcgtgcaaaaaaaaacccggAAGGATAAAGTGTGTTCCTTTGTCTACGTTCCCCTCCTGCAGGTCTCAGTCGTACTGGCTGAGTCATTTCCAGTCTCTGCTGTATTGTTCGGAGAACAACCAGCTTGGCGCATTCTCGGAGGAGCTCCACAGCTGCAGCTGTCGATACGAACACGTCCCCTGTCAGCTCCCTCCGCCCTGCGCCGTCGGCGAGGGCGCCGCGTGCGCCGAGTGCGCGCCAGACAACCGCACCCGATGCGGCGGCTGCAATCAAGGCTTCGGCCTGGTGCAGGGCGCCTGCAAGCCCATGGTGGCGGATTCCACCGAAAACTACCTGGGCTTTGAAACGGACCTCCAGGATTTGGAACTGGGCTACCTGCTGCAGAGAGCCGATCGGAGGCTGGAGGtattggcgaaaaaaaaaaaaaaaaaaaaagtcaaatctgGTGACttaaaaagcaaaataataataataataataaaaaaagaaaaaagaaaaaaaaagaaaaaaagaaagaaattgaaATGACATTGGggaacaatttgaaaaaaaaaataaaatcttatgagtcagatttttatgctgattaaaactaagaaaaaaaagtcatttttatttccaattttatttaattcaattatatttttcaatttaattcgatttttatttcctatttccaaacttgcattcatttttttttttttttttttttgtagcattttttttggggtaagTTTTTCTCCAATGCTGACAAGCcagctaccgtattttccgcactataaggcgcaccttcaatgaatgacatattttcaaacgttttccatatataaggcgctacagaagaggctggggttacgttatgcatccattagatggtgctgcgctaaagggaatgtcaaccaaacagtcagataggtcagtcaaactttattaatagattacaaagcagctttctgacaactccgttcactcccaaaatgaataaacagctaaagtattagtattagctagcgatccaagatggcgggatcttctgcgcatgcgcgtcaccgatcgggTTGCAATATTgacccatatataaggcgcaccggattataaggcgcatggtcagcttttgaaaaaaaattgaaggcttttaggtgcgccttatagtgcggaaaatacggtaatctaaATCCCATTGATTATctgtagaaagactgtagtaagaagagctaATTGGGATGATTGGGATGACAAGtgttgaacaattaaaacatccataatacaataaaaagaaaaagccacccctcccccccatatccccatggatcatacccacagacacacgcaaaccacaacatggcggggcacagaagaaccctgtgtgGAAAAGCACCCAGGAGTAGTATATCCACACTAATGTCATTTGTTATATGCTTTGCAAGGTAATCATTTGtctactaaaaaaacaacaacaaaaaaacacaccttaATATCTATTTAATGTGTATTTATAACAAcacaaaatgtgtgattaattgcGAGTTAACTATGGCAATCATGCGATGACTAACACCTCGTTACATGTTCACTAGGCAAAAACATGCCTTTCAAATTCAACATTGCACATAGTagcaattaggggtgtgaattgcctagtacctgacgattcgattcgtatcacgattcacaggtcacgattcgattcgataccgattaatcccgatacgaatggtcacgattcgataccgattaatcccgatacgaatttataagtcgattgttgagatttttttccattcaaatttagaaaatactatcagtaagcttgtagagtgtaagatttgtatgaaaatgtattatttatttatcttaaatttcagtcttatagaggttgtaatctgtttcatgtttgaacagcattaaaataaaaatattaaggcttaatgtgccgttcatataacattcttccatgctcaaggtgtgaatcctaaaaaaaaaaaaaaaaaaaaaaaaaaaaaaaattcgagaatcgcgcgatgtagtatcgcgatatatcgccgaatcgagtttttttaacacccctagtagcaaTGCTCAGCATTACTAATTCTAAACCTTATGGTGAGGTAGAAGAACGTTGACATATTTATCCGAGGTCAAGATTTAGACGTGATGCTCGTAAAGTGAGCCTGGATTTATTTTGCGCTTATGAAGTGGGTCCCGTCCGGTTGATTGTCCTCCGTTCATTTGACCTCCTCAGGTTCACGCCATTTTCATCAGCAACGACATGCGTCTCAACGGCTGGTTCGACCCCTCGTGGAGGAAGCGGATGCTGCTGACGCTGAAGAGCAACAAGTACAAATCCAACATGGTGCACATGCTGCTGGGGATCTCCCTCCAGGTTTGCCTTACGAAGAACAGCACGCTGGAGCCCGCGCTCACCCTCTACATCAACCCGTTTGGCGGCAGCCATTCCGAGAGCTGGTACATTCCCGTCGGCGAGCACCATTTCCCCGACTGGCGGGCCGCCAAGCTGGACCTGCCCTTCGAGTGTTACAATTGGACTCTGACGCTCGGCAACAAGTGGAAGACCTTCTTCGAAACCATCCACGTCTACCTGCGGAGCAGGATCGCGACGCCGAACGGGGCCAACGACAGCGCGTACTACGAACCGCTGGAGGTGACGGACGCCGGACGGAACCTGGGCTACATGAAAATCAACAGCGTCCAGGTCTTTGGCTACAGTATGCACTTTGACCCGGAGGCTATACGGGACTTGATCCTGCAACTGGACTACCCGTACACGCAAGGTTCCCAGGACACGGCCATGATGCAGCTGTTGGAACTGCGCGATCGGGTCAACCGGCTCTCGCCGCACGGTCAACCCAGGCTGGACCTGTTCGCCTGCCTCCTCCGGCACAGACTCAAACTGACTGCCGGCGAGGTGGCTCGCATTCACGCCTCCTTGGAGGCCTTCGGCTCCCGCCTGCCCAACGCGATGGATTATGAAACCAGCAAGCTGTGCAGTTAACAGCTGCTTGAAAATTCAACGGTCGCCTGAAAGTGAAACGGACTTTCGCCGACTCGCACCGTTTGCGGTGGATTTGTTTACGTGCGTTCCCTTCTTTTGAACAGATGACCAGGTGGTGTGTTTAATCGTGGGTGGGGCAGTTGCAGAATGTACTTTGAACCACCCTGGAGACTACCGTCAAAACATGGCGGCAATTGGTGAAAGATCGCACAACTCTTTCCCGGTATAGTCAAAAGCAAAAGTCAACGTATACTGCAGTAGAAATTGTGATACCAGAAATcatacactgtatatatatatacagtatattgaaaaaaaaaaaagtaatatgtacttgaaaaatcctagtaaagttttttcactcagaaattttaCAAGTAGagtttttagtacattttattcgtttatttttttaaaaaaaaaagaagctacccaagggttgaggaacgaacccaaccttcaggttgggagtcagccactctaccacctgagccatgccgctcctGTTACAAATTGCAGTCACGTGATTCCGGCGGCGCGCAAAATTCAACTGGGGTTCAGGAAGTCGGGaacacccattgaaaatgatggaaaaCGACGACGCAAAAGCGTTGCGTGAGCCCGGACAGGatctaaaaatagtaaaatatgtcGGATATGATCCTTACGTTCTAGAggaaaagagatttttcccaACTCGTGTCGGATTTTGCCTGGTGCGGAGGCAATCGACGTCG contains the following coding sequences:
- the LOC144027238 gene encoding BMP/retinoic acid-inducible neural-specific protein 3-like, with translation MAPWPIFSLSLLCWLRLPSAGAAAAAAAAALPGDKPGDKPGGPLDWLLSDKGPFHHSPEYVDFVDKNRQGFSTRYKIYREFGRWKVNNLASERRDFSQSPLPLTSEFIRNIRLLGRRPSTQMITENLIKKYGTHFLLSATLGGEEALTIFVDKRKLSKKGDASDYSSNSSTVTLEALHQLAASYFIDRESTLRKLHHIQIASTAIKVTETRTGPLGCSNYDNLDSVSSVLVQSPENKVQLQGLQIILPDYLREGFVQAALSYIACNGEGDFVCKDNDCWCGCDAKFPECNCPYTDIQAMEESLERITETWAQLYKDFEESDEFKAFQARLPQTHFLNTSAIQHLWSLDSLFHGRYEQLENSMRGVAKRADRVVFKLFSLSKRCHRQPQVRLPRERSQSYWLSHFQSLLYCSENNQLGAFSEELHSCSCRYEHVPCQLPPPCAVGEGAACAECAPDNRTRCGGCNQGFGLVQGACKPMVADSTENYLGFETDLQDLELGYLLQRADRRLEVHAIFISNDMRLNGWFDPSWRKRMLLTLKSNKYKSNMVHMLLGISLQVCLTKNSTLEPALTLYINPFGGSHSESWYIPVGEHHFPDWRAAKLDLPFECYNWTLTLGNKWKTFFETIHVYLRSRIATPNGANDSAYYEPLEVTDAGRNLGYMKINSVQVFGYSMHFDPEAIRDLILQLDYPYTQGSQDTAMMQLLELRDRVNRLSPHGQPRLDLFACLLRHRLKLTAGEVARIHASLEAFGSRLPNAMDYETSKLCS